From Peromyscus maniculatus bairdii isolate BWxNUB_F1_BW_parent chromosome 8, HU_Pman_BW_mat_3.1, whole genome shotgun sequence, a single genomic window includes:
- the Wbp2 gene encoding WW domain-binding protein 2 isoform X5, which translates to MALNKNHSEGGGVIVNNSESILMSYEHVELTFNDMKNVPEAFKGTKKGTIYLTPYRVIFLSKGKDAMQSFMMPFYLMKDCEIKQPVFGANFVKGTVKAEAGGGWEGSASYKLTFTAGGAIEFGQRMLQVASQASRGEAPNGAYGYPYMPSGAYVFPPPVANGMYPCPPGYPYPPPPPAEFYPGPPMMDGAMGYVQPPPPPYPGPMEPPVSGPSAPSTPAAEAKAAEAAASAYYNPGNPHNVYMPTSQPPPPPYYPPEDKKTQ; encoded by the exons ATGGCGCTCAACAAGAATCACTCAGAGGGTGGCGGAGTGATCGTCAACAACAGTGAGAG CATCCTAATGTCCTACGAGCATGTGGAGCTTACATTCAATGACATGAAGAATGTGCCAGAGGCCTTCAAAGGGACCAAGAAAGGCACCATCTACCTTACCCCATACCGG GTCATCTTTCTGTCCAAGGGGAAGGATGCCATGCAGTCCTTCATGATGCCCTTTTATCTGATGAAGGACTGTGAGATCAAGCAGCCGGTGTTCGGGGCAAACTTCGTTAAGGGGACCGTGAAGGCTGAAGCGGGAG GTGGCTGGGAAGGCTCTGCTTCCTACAAGTTGACCTTCACAGCAGGGGGCGCCATCGAGTTTGGCCAGCGGATGCTCCAGGTGGCATCTCAAG CCTCCAGAGGTGAAGCCCCTAATGGAGCCTATGGGTACCCTTACATGCCCAGCGGGGCCTATGTCTTTCCCCCACCAGTCGCCAATGGAATGTACCCCTGCCCTCCTGGCTACCCCTATCCACCGCCCCCACCTG CAGAGTTCTATCCAGGACCTCCCATGATGGATGGGGCCATGGGATACgtacagccaccaccaccaccctatcctGGGCCCATGGAGCCTCCAGTCAGCGGCCCCAGTGCCCCTTCCACTCCTGCAG CTGAGGCCAAGGCCGCAGAAGCAGCTGCCAGCGCTTATTACAACCCAGGCAACCCACACAATGTCTACATGCCCACG aGCCAGCCTCCTCCACCACCCTACTACCCCCCAGAAGACAAGAAGACCCAGTAG
- the Wbp2 gene encoding WW domain-binding protein 2 isoform X4 encodes MALNKNHSEGGGVIVNNSESILMSYEHVELTFNDMKNVPEAFKGTKKGTIYLTPYRVIFLSKGKDAMQSFMMPFYLMKDCEIKQPVFGANFVKGTVKAEAGGGWEGSASYKLTFTAGGAIEFGQRMLQVASQEFYPGPPMMDGAMGYVQPPPPPYPGPMEPPVSGPSAPSTPAAEAKAAEAAASAYYNPGNPHNVYMPTSQPPPPPYYPPEDKKTQ; translated from the exons ATGGCGCTCAACAAGAATCACTCAGAGGGTGGCGGAGTGATCGTCAACAACAGTGAGAG CATCCTAATGTCCTACGAGCATGTGGAGCTTACATTCAATGACATGAAGAATGTGCCAGAGGCCTTCAAAGGGACCAAGAAAGGCACCATCTACCTTACCCCATACCGG GTCATCTTTCTGTCCAAGGGGAAGGATGCCATGCAGTCCTTCATGATGCCCTTTTATCTGATGAAGGACTGTGAGATCAAGCAGCCGGTGTTCGGGGCAAACTTCGTTAAGGGGACCGTGAAGGCTGAAGCGGGAG GTGGCTGGGAAGGCTCTGCTTCCTACAAGTTGACCTTCACAGCAGGGGGCGCCATCGAGTTTGGCCAGCGGATGCTCCAGGTGGCATCTCAAG AGTTCTATCCAGGACCTCCCATGATGGATGGGGCCATGGGATACgtacagccaccaccaccaccctatcctGGGCCCATGGAGCCTCCAGTCAGCGGCCCCAGTGCCCCTTCCACTCCTGCAG CTGAGGCCAAGGCCGCAGAAGCAGCTGCCAGCGCTTATTACAACCCAGGCAACCCACACAATGTCTACATGCCCACG aGCCAGCCTCCTCCACCACCCTACTACCCCCCAGAAGACAAGAAGACCCAGTAG
- the Wbp2 gene encoding WW domain-binding protein 2 isoform X1 — protein MALNKNHSEGGGVIVNNSESILMSYEHVELTFNDMKNVPEAFKGTKKGTIYLTPYRVIFLSKGKDAMQSFMMPFYLMKDCEIKQPVFGANFVKGTVKAEAGGGWEGSASYKLTFTAGGAIEFGQRMLQVASQASRGEAPNGAYGYPYMPSGAYVFPPPVANGMYPCPPGYPYPPPPPEFYPGPPMMDGAMGYVQPPPPPYPGPMEPPVSGPSAPSTPAAEAKAAEAAASAYYNPGNPHNVYMPTSQPPPPPYYPPEDKKTQ, from the exons ATGGCGCTCAACAAGAATCACTCAGAGGGTGGCGGAGTGATCGTCAACAACAGTGAGAG CATCCTAATGTCCTACGAGCATGTGGAGCTTACATTCAATGACATGAAGAATGTGCCAGAGGCCTTCAAAGGGACCAAGAAAGGCACCATCTACCTTACCCCATACCGG GTCATCTTTCTGTCCAAGGGGAAGGATGCCATGCAGTCCTTCATGATGCCCTTTTATCTGATGAAGGACTGTGAGATCAAGCAGCCGGTGTTCGGGGCAAACTTCGTTAAGGGGACCGTGAAGGCTGAAGCGGGAG GTGGCTGGGAAGGCTCTGCTTCCTACAAGTTGACCTTCACAGCAGGGGGCGCCATCGAGTTTGGCCAGCGGATGCTCCAGGTGGCATCTCAAG CCTCCAGAGGTGAAGCCCCTAATGGAGCCTATGGGTACCCTTACATGCCCAGCGGGGCCTATGTCTTTCCCCCACCAGTCGCCAATGGAATGTACCCCTGCCCTCCTGGCTACCCCTATCCACCGCCCCCACCTG AGTTCTATCCAGGACCTCCCATGATGGATGGGGCCATGGGATACgtacagccaccaccaccaccctatcctGGGCCCATGGAGCCTCCAGTCAGCGGCCCCAGTGCCCCTTCCACTCCTGCAG CTGAGGCCAAGGCCGCAGAAGCAGCTGCCAGCGCTTATTACAACCCAGGCAACCCACACAATGTCTACATGCCCACG aGCCAGCCTCCTCCACCACCCTACTACCCCCCAGAAGACAAGAAGACCCAGTAG
- the Wbp2 gene encoding WW domain-binding protein 2 isoform X3, with the protein MALNKNHSEGGGVIVNNSESILMSYEHVELTFNDMKNVPEAFKGTKKGTIYLTPYRVIFLSKGKDAMQSFMMPFYLMKDCEIKQPVFGANFVKGTVKAEAGGGWEGSASYKLTFTAGGAIEFGQRMLQVASQAEFYPGPPMMDGAMGYVQPPPPPYPGPMEPPVSGPSAPSTPAAEAKAAEAAASAYYNPGNPHNVYMPTSQPPPPPYYPPEDKKTQ; encoded by the exons ATGGCGCTCAACAAGAATCACTCAGAGGGTGGCGGAGTGATCGTCAACAACAGTGAGAG CATCCTAATGTCCTACGAGCATGTGGAGCTTACATTCAATGACATGAAGAATGTGCCAGAGGCCTTCAAAGGGACCAAGAAAGGCACCATCTACCTTACCCCATACCGG GTCATCTTTCTGTCCAAGGGGAAGGATGCCATGCAGTCCTTCATGATGCCCTTTTATCTGATGAAGGACTGTGAGATCAAGCAGCCGGTGTTCGGGGCAAACTTCGTTAAGGGGACCGTGAAGGCTGAAGCGGGAG GTGGCTGGGAAGGCTCTGCTTCCTACAAGTTGACCTTCACAGCAGGGGGCGCCATCGAGTTTGGCCAGCGGATGCTCCAGGTGGCATCTCAAG CAGAGTTCTATCCAGGACCTCCCATGATGGATGGGGCCATGGGATACgtacagccaccaccaccaccctatcctGGGCCCATGGAGCCTCCAGTCAGCGGCCCCAGTGCCCCTTCCACTCCTGCAG CTGAGGCCAAGGCCGCAGAAGCAGCTGCCAGCGCTTATTACAACCCAGGCAACCCACACAATGTCTACATGCCCACG aGCCAGCCTCCTCCACCACCCTACTACCCCCCAGAAGACAAGAAGACCCAGTAG
- the Wbp2 gene encoding WW domain-binding protein 2 isoform X2 — protein MSYEHVELTFNDMKNVPEAFKGTKKGTIYLTPYRVIFLSKGKDAMQSFMMPFYLMKDCEIKQPVFGANFVKGTVKAEAGGGWEGSASYKLTFTAGGAIEFGQRMLQVASQASRGEAPNGAYGYPYMPSGAYVFPPPVANGMYPCPPGYPYPPPPPEFYPGPPMMDGAMGYVQPPPPPYPGPMEPPVSGPSAPSTPAAEAKAAEAAASAYYNPGNPHNVYMPTSQPPPPPYYPPEDKKTQ, from the exons ATGTCCTACGAGCATGTGGAGCTTACATTCAATGACATGAAGAATGTGCCAGAGGCCTTCAAAGGGACCAAGAAAGGCACCATCTACCTTACCCCATACCGG GTCATCTTTCTGTCCAAGGGGAAGGATGCCATGCAGTCCTTCATGATGCCCTTTTATCTGATGAAGGACTGTGAGATCAAGCAGCCGGTGTTCGGGGCAAACTTCGTTAAGGGGACCGTGAAGGCTGAAGCGGGAG GTGGCTGGGAAGGCTCTGCTTCCTACAAGTTGACCTTCACAGCAGGGGGCGCCATCGAGTTTGGCCAGCGGATGCTCCAGGTGGCATCTCAAG CCTCCAGAGGTGAAGCCCCTAATGGAGCCTATGGGTACCCTTACATGCCCAGCGGGGCCTATGTCTTTCCCCCACCAGTCGCCAATGGAATGTACCCCTGCCCTCCTGGCTACCCCTATCCACCGCCCCCACCTG AGTTCTATCCAGGACCTCCCATGATGGATGGGGCCATGGGATACgtacagccaccaccaccaccctatcctGGGCCCATGGAGCCTCCAGTCAGCGGCCCCAGTGCCCCTTCCACTCCTGCAG CTGAGGCCAAGGCCGCAGAAGCAGCTGCCAGCGCTTATTACAACCCAGGCAACCCACACAATGTCTACATGCCCACG aGCCAGCCTCCTCCACCACCCTACTACCCCCCAGAAGACAAGAAGACCCAGTAG